CGGTAGCGTCAGCCCGCCGTTACGCGCCAGACGACATCGCCGACATCGTCTACGGCCAGCAGCGCGCCGTCCTTGGCGACAGTCACGCCGACCGGGCGGCCGTTGGAGGTCTTTTCGTCGGCGGCGAGGAAGCCGGTCAGCAGGTCGATCGGCGTGCCCTGCGGCTTGCCGTCGGCAAACGGCACCAGAATGACCTTGTAGCCGCTGAGCTTGCTGCGGTTCCACGAGCCATGCTGGCCGATGACCATGCCTGACGGCAGGCCCGGCAGGGTGTTTTCCGGCAGCCAGCACAGGCCGAGCGAGGCGGTGTGCCCGCCCAGGGCATAATCGGGCGTCAGGGCGCTGGCGACCAAAGCCGCATCCTGGGGCACGCGATCATCCACGGTCTGGCCCCAATAGCAGAACGGCCAGCCGTAAAAGCCGCCATCCTTGACCGAGGTCAGGTAATCGGGCGGAGTTTCGTCGCCCAGCCCGTCGCGTTCGTTGACCACGGTCCACAGCGAACCATTGGTCGGTTCCCAGGCCATGCCGACGGGATTGCGCAGGCCAGCGCCGAAAATGCGGTGCTGCTCGGTCTTGAGGTCGAGCTCGAAAATGCAGGCGCGGCCTTCCTCGACCGCCATGCCGGCATCGGCGATGTTGCTCTGCGAGCCCACCGCCACATAGAGCTTGCTGCCATCCTGGCTGGCGATGAGGTTGCGCGTCCAGTGGCCGCCCGGCTTCATCTCCATGAGCTTGCGGCCCGGCGCGGTGATGCTGGTCTGACCGGTCTCATAGGGGAAGGCCACGACGCTGTCGGTATTGCCGACATAGAACGTGTTGCCGACCAGCGCCATGCCGAAGGGCTGGTTGAGATTTTCGAGGAACACTTCGCGGATTTCGGGAACGCCATCGCCATCGGCATCGCGCAGCAGGGTGATGCGGTTGGCGCTCGGACGCGAGGCCCCGGCGCGGATCAGGGTCCGGTGCATGACCATGTCCCGGATGGAATTGGCCTTGCCGACCAGCGTCGCCGCTTCGGCGACCAGCACGTCGCCATTGGGCAGGACATAGATCATGCGCGGATGATCGAGCCCGGTGGCAAAGGGCGCGACCTTGAGGCCGGCAGCGACGGTCGGTGCCGTGCCGGGCGCCCAGCCCATGGCCGTCGGCATTTTCAGCATGGGCATGGCGCCCTGCGGCTTGGCCTGGGGAATGACGGGCGTCGTGCCCACGGCCTGCTTGAAGGCCCCCATATGGCGGCCGCGGTAATAGAACCAGAGGCCTCCGGCAATGATGGCGGCAAGTACGACAAGCGAAATCAATACGTCCACGGCGGGATTCCTCCGGCATTCCTAGCTGGCAGCCTTGATAGGCGGTCACGCGACCCGCGACAAGATGGCCATGCGCCCTGCCGCATTGACTTATCGTTCCATCCGAACGATGTGAGGGCCAACAAATTCTGGAGCATAGTCATGGGTTTCAAGATGGGCATTGTCGGCCTGCCCAATGTCGGCAAGTCGACCCTCTTCAACGCGCTGACCCGCACCGCTGCCGCCGCGGCGGCGAACTTCCCGTTCTGCACCATCGAGCCCAATGTGGGCGATGTGCCGGTGCCCGACGCACGCCTCGACAGGCTGGCCAAGATCGGCAAGTCGATCAATGTGCAGCCGGCGCGCATGAGCTTTGTGGATATTGCCGGTCTCGTGAAGGGCGCGAGCAAGGGCGAGGGCCTGGGCAACCAGTTCCTGGCCAATATCCGCGAATGCGACGCCATCGCCTATGTGCTGCGCTGCTTTGAAGATGGCAATATCATCCACGTCGCCAACAAGGTCGATCCGCTGGCCGATGCCGAAGTGGTCGAGACCGAACTGATGCTGGCCGATCTCGAAAGCCTCGAAAAGCGCCGCACCGGCGTGGAGAAAAAGGCCAAGGGCAACGACAAGGACGCCAAGATCACGCTGGACCTGATCGACCGGTCGCTGGTGCTGCTGCGCGAGGGCAAGTCGGCCCGTTTTGTCGAGCGGTCCAACGAGGAAGAAAAGGCCTTCCAGGAACTGCAGCTGCTGACATCCAAGCCCGTGCTCTATGTCTGCAATGTCGACGAGGCCTCGGCTGAAGCGGGCAATGCCATGAGCAAGGCCGTGCAAGACTATGCCCATGCCAATGGCGCCGGCGTGGTCATCATTTCGGCCGAGATCGAAAGCCAGTTGGCCCAACTCCCCGATACCGAGCAGGCTGAATATCTGGAATCGCTGGGGCTGCATGAGCCTGGCCTTAACCGGCTGATCCGCGAGGCCTATGACCTATTGGGCCTGCAGACCTATTTCACAGTCGGCCCCAAGGAATCGCGCGCCTGGACCATCCATAAGGGCGACAAGGCACCGGCTGCCGCCGGCGTCATCCATTCGGACTTCGAACGCGGCTTCATCCGCGCCCAGACCATTGCTTATGACGATTTCGTCGCCCTGGGCGGCGAAGTCGCCGCCAAGGAAGCCGGCAAGGCGCGCGACGAAGGCAAGGAATATGTCGTCAAGGACGGCGACGTGATGCTGTTCAAGTTTAATACTTGAGGTCGACCGCTTCGCGGTGAAATCGCTCCGGTGGAGCGATTTCAGACCTCAAGGCCATGAGACCTATGGTCGAATGGCTAGGCCCCACGCTCATGCGGCGCCACTTCAGGATGGATCCCGGCTCAAGGCCGGGATGACATCGCGTGTGGGAGGCTTACGGCGCACTACCCCTCGATCGTATCCTTGCGCATCTGGCTCGGGGTCATGCCATAGGCCTTGCGGAAATGCTCGTAGAACTGGGTCTGGCTGACAAAGCCAGCCTGGAAGGCGACATTGGCGATGGAAAGGCTGCCGTCGAACAGTAGCGAGCGGGCGCGGATCAGCCGCATGCGGGTGACGAATTTCTGCACCGAGATATGCATCACCTTGGTGAAGAGGTTGGTGGCGTAATTGGGGTGCAGCCCCACCACTTTGGCAATTTCCTCGGCGCCCAGCGGGTCGGTGATGTTCTCCACGATATGGCGCACCATGCGCACCACATAACGCACGGGCGAGCCGGTGCGGGTGCGCGTGCCTGATCGTTCGACCCAGGCCGGCAGCAGCGTCTCCCAGCCGGTAATGGCGGCGCGGCGGAACATCGTGCCGATCTCGGAGCGCACGATATCGGTGCGCAGGGCATTGCCGCTGCGATAGTCCTGGTGCCAGCGTTCCAGCGTATCGAGGCCGATGCAATCGGGGCTGAGCTGGATGACACCGCCGCCCATCAGCGTTTCGGTGAGGCGTCCGAGCTGGGGCATTTCGAGAAAAGCATCCATGGGCAGGTAGATATTGAGCTGCCGCCCGTCCCCGATGCCGGTCAGCCCCACTGTCTGGTGCGGAATGCCGGCCCAGAAGGCCACCAGCCGCCCTGCCCCCACGCTGACCGGGCCGCCGTCGAACACATAGTCCATGGTGCCGCGGGTCAGCCAGTTGAA
This sequence is a window from Devosia ginsengisoli. Protein-coding genes within it:
- a CDS encoding helix-turn-helix domain-containing protein, with the translated sequence MTVDSPVQPRRVREGAPRPTPRPDRSFYSSGKAFGRFGIRSFPPQIMPQPHSHGHIEFNWLTRGTMDYVFDGGPVSVGAGRLVAFWAGIPHQTVGLTGIGDGRQLNIYLPMDAFLEMPQLGRLTETLMGGGVIQLSPDCIGLDTLERWHQDYRSGNALRTDIVRSEIGTMFRRAAITGWETLLPAWVERSGTRTRTGSPVRYVVRMVRHIVENITDPLGAEEIAKVVGLHPNYATNLFTKVMHISVQKFVTRMRLIRARSLLFDGSLSIANVAFQAGFVSQTQFYEHFRKAYGMTPSQMRKDTIEG
- the ychF gene encoding redox-regulated ATPase YchF: MGFKMGIVGLPNVGKSTLFNALTRTAAAAAANFPFCTIEPNVGDVPVPDARLDRLAKIGKSINVQPARMSFVDIAGLVKGASKGEGLGNQFLANIRECDAIAYVLRCFEDGNIIHVANKVDPLADAEVVETELMLADLESLEKRRTGVEKKAKGNDKDAKITLDLIDRSLVLLREGKSARFVERSNEEEKAFQELQLLTSKPVLYVCNVDEASAEAGNAMSKAVQDYAHANGAGVVIISAEIESQLAQLPDTEQAEYLESLGLHEPGLNRLIREAYDLLGLQTYFTVGPKESRAWTIHKGDKAPAAAGVIHSDFERGFIRAQTIAYDDFVALGGEVAAKEAGKARDEGKEYVVKDGDVMLFKFNT
- a CDS encoding PQQ-dependent sugar dehydrogenase translates to MDVLISLVVLAAIIAGGLWFYYRGRHMGAFKQAVGTTPVIPQAKPQGAMPMLKMPTAMGWAPGTAPTVAAGLKVAPFATGLDHPRMIYVLPNGDVLVAEAATLVGKANSIRDMVMHRTLIRAGASRPSANRITLLRDADGDGVPEIREVFLENLNQPFGMALVGNTFYVGNTDSVVAFPYETGQTSITAPGRKLMEMKPGGHWTRNLIASQDGSKLYVAVGSQSNIADAGMAVEEGRACIFELDLKTEQHRIFGAGLRNPVGMAWEPTNGSLWTVVNERDGLGDETPPDYLTSVKDGGFYGWPFCYWGQTVDDRVPQDAALVASALTPDYALGGHTASLGLCWLPENTLPGLPSGMVIGQHGSWNRSKLSGYKVILVPFADGKPQGTPIDLLTGFLAADEKTSNGRPVGVTVAKDGALLAVDDVGDVVWRVTAG